GGCTATCATCAACGATGGCGTGGTGGAGCAGTGGTTCGAAGAAGAAGGCTATTCCGACAATTGCGATAGCGACCCTTATGGTGTGTCTTCGCCGCAGAATATCCTGGAAAAGCTGAAGGAAAAGCAGGCGGCTTAAGACGACGACTGCTTTTCAACACACCTTCGTAGGCGCGATTAAACACGTCTGCGAGACCAGAAAAACCCGGCTGTGTGCCGGGTTTTTTTGTTTCGGTGATGCGCGGGCCGCTGGTATTTCCGTTACAGCGCCGTCCATCCAACATGGCGCACTAAAGTTCGGTGTATCGCTTTATGCGGTAGCGCCCCTGCCTTTGCCCGGATGATCTGTTTTGGCTGTTCGTGTATTGAAATGATGCGGTGGCCCATACAATCAATCGTTAAAATTCTAGGTATTGATTTAGGAAACGACACACAAAACAGGCCTATCCCAGAGAAAAGCAGAGAAGGGGGCGGCAATTGATTCGAATATTGAACTGGCTTTCGCTGCGCCGAGGATTTGAAGATCTCTCGCAAAGGGGAAACATTTTCAGCTTTGTCATGCATCTGATGTTTTCGTCCGTTTCGCTTGCGCTTGGCTTTCAGATCGTTGCCCTGCCGTTCTGTTGGATGCTGGGTCTGATGCCGATGCCGATCATCGATGCGGTCAAGCTCAGCGTGGCGATGAGCTGGTTGTTGGGCAGTTTCGTGGCGACGATTACCGGTGTCTTCGTGGCGCGTGAAATCCGCAGTCTCGCCATCGCCAAGGCAAAATACGAGCATCTGAGCAGGATTGACGGTCTGTCCGGCCTGCTGAACCGGCGTGCCTTTTCGGAAGCGCTGGACCAGACGGAGGGGAACGCTTCGCTGGCCATCGCCGATCTCGATTGGTTCAAGTCTATCAACGATGCTTACGGCCACAGCGCCGGTGATTTCGTCATTCGGGCCGTGGCAGACATTCTGTGCCATTTCGCCAATGATCCGCATGTCACGGCCAGGCTTGGCGGCGAGGAATTCGGTTTGATCATCCAAGGCGACACGATCCAGCAGCGGTTTGAGCGGATCGACATGATCCGCCGCAGTATTTCCGACCTTCGGCTGCATTTCGACGGTCGGTTGATTTCGACATCCATATCGATCGGCGTTGCGGAAATTTCGCCGGAAAGGCGGCCGGAAGTGGTCTATGCGGCGGCCGACCGCGCGCTTTACCGTGCCAAGGCTAATGGCCGCAACTGTATCGTGCATGAAATGACCCATGGCCCGCAGCCGTTGAAGCAGGTTATCCAGGCCGTATCCTGAGCAGCTCGATCATTGCTTTGATATTTGCGATAACAACGGCACAGGCCCATTTGCCTGTTGCGCCCGGCCTTTGTTTTGCGCAAACTCGGCGTTCGCAATGGCTGGAGCCTCTCCCAAGGTTATCCGCCAAATCCGGTTTAGTGAATCGATATAAGCGTTGCGGAGCCATTGGCGATCCGCAGGGTCATGGAGTGCCGATGCTGCGTGTGATTTCTTATCTTCCGGCCTCAGATGCCCTTGATCCGGCGGTATCGACGGTTGTTCTGGCCCATGACATGCGCCACCTGCGTCGCAAACTGCTGCATCTAGCCGATGGCGAGATGGTGATGCTGGACCTGAAGGAAGCGGTACTTTTTGCCGATGGCGACCGTCTGGTGCTTGATAACGGCGACCAGATCGCGGTGAAGGCCGCCGATGAACGGCTCTACGCGATTGTGCCGCGCGACGGGCAGCATCTGCTGGAACTGGCCTGGCATCTTGGCAACCGTCATCTCCCTGCTCAGATCGAACTGGACCGCATCCTGATCGGCCGTGATCCGGTGATCCGCGCCATGCTGGAGGGCTTGGGCGCGACGGTCAGTGAGGTGGTGGAGCCGTTTCAGCCGGTGCGTGGCGCTTATCACAGCCATGGGTCACATGCCCATCACGCCCATTCCTGATCGACGATGACCATTGCTCTCGACACGCTCGGCCTGATCCGGCTGATGACATGGCTCTCGCCGGCCTTTCCTGTGGGCGGCTTTGCCTATTCGGGCGGGCTGGAAAAGGCGGTCGAGGATGGGTTGATCGATGGTGACGGCACCGCTATCGGGCGCCAAGAGGCGTTGCTGGCCTGGCTGACATCGCTGCTGGACCATGGCGCAGTTTGGAACGATGCGGTGCTTCTGGCTGAGGCCTGGCGGGTCTGGAATATGCCGCAGTTCCTAACCGAGGTGTCGGATCTGGCATTGGCGCTGGCCGGCTCTCGGGAGCGCTATCAGGAAACCACGGCACTTGGCGCGGCGTTTCGTGAAGCGGGCCGCGCCTGGGCGGACCCGCTTTCGGCTCTGTCGCCCGATCCAATCGCCTATCCGGTGGCGGTTGGGGCGGTCGGCGCCAGTCAGGGGATAGGTTGCGAAGCCGTGCTTGCCGCCTATTTGCACGCAGCCCTGTCGCAGCAGGTCTCGGCGGGTATTCGCCTCAGCCTGATCGGCCAGACCGGTGGCCTCGCCATTCTGTCGCGGCTCGAGGCGCCTGTGGCAAGCCTAGCTGCCCGGGCCGTCCAGTCGGGGTTGGACGATCTTGGCAGCGCCACGATTGCCGCAGACATCGTTTCGGCACGCCATGAAGGTCAATCTGTGCGACTGTTCCGGTCGTGATATCGCCAGCTTTAGAAGCTTGGATAAGAACAAGGGGAAAAGCATGAAATCGGCAAATGGTCCGTTGCGGGTCGGAATTGGTGGGCCGGTCGGCTCAGGCAAGACGGCACTGACGGAAAAGCTGTGCAAGGCGATGCGTGACCGCTATTCGGTGGCCGTCGTCACCAATGATATCTACACCCGTGAGGATGCCGACGCTTTGATCCGCATGCAAGCGCTGTCTTCTGACCGGGTGGTGGGCGTTGAGACCGGCGGCTGTCCGCATACGGCGATCCGGGAGGATGCGTCAATCAATCTCCAGGCGATTGCCTCACTGAATGAGCGCATTCCCGATCTCGACGTGATTTTCATCGAATCCGGTGGCGACAATCTGGCCGCGACCTTTTCGCCCGATCTGGCTGATGTGACGATCTATGTAATCTCGGTCTGTCAGGGCGAGGAAATTCCCCGCAAAGGCGGGCCAGGCATTACCCGCTCGGATCTACTGGTCATCAACAAGAAGGATCTGGCACCCTATGTCGAGGTGGATCTCGATGTGATGGATCGCGATGCGGCGCGTATGCGCGAGGCCCGTCCGCATGTGTTTTCCGACCTGAAGCGTGGCGAGGGCGTGGCCGACATCGTTCGCTTCCTTGAAAGCCATGGGGGCCTTTGACATGACGGAAATACGTCGTTTCGGGTGCTATGATGTGACGATCATGGTCGATGGTGTTTTTAGAGCGCCGATTGAACATCTGGATCACGCCAGCAGTGACGTGGTGCGAAATGCGGCGGTCGCGGCGTGGGAGGCACCCACCATTGATATGGACGTCAATTTCTTCGTGCTGTCGAGCGCTGACGGCATTACCCTGGTCGATGCGGGAACAGGCCCTTATTGGGGTCCTGAACTGGGGCTTGGAAGGGCTGCGCTGGAGAGGGCTGGAATAAGCCGCGCCGATGTGCGCCGGGTTCTCCTCACCCATTTGCATGGCGACCATGCGCTGGGCCTTTTTGACGACGCCGGACAATATTTTCCTCAAGCGGAAATCGTCGTCCCGCAAGCAGATCTGGCCTTTTTTACCAATGCCCCGCTGAAGGAGACCATCCCCGTCTATCGGCGTGGTGGCTTCGACATCGCTGCCCGCCTGCTGGAAATCTACCCCGATCGTGTGCGACCCGTCCTGGAAGGGCAAGTACGTCCTGGAATAGAGATGGTTTCCATGCACGGCCACACGCCTGGTCACTCCGGCTATCTGATTGGCGAGGGAGCGGAAAAGCTCGTGCTTTGGGGCGATCTTGTGCATGCGCCCAAACTTCAGCTTGATGACCCCGATTTCTGCTTCATCTACGACGCGGATGCCAGACAGGGCGCCGACAGCCGCCGGACCATCTTCACCCATGCAAGCGAAAAAGGCTGGACTGCCTCAGGCGGCCATGTTTCCGGTTTCGTGCGGGTGGAAAAAGCAGACAAGGGCTGGCATTTCGTCGCTGCCTGATCTTTGAGGAAGGTGGGAAAAGCGAAAGCGACAAAAGCGGATATATGCCCCGTTTTCCACTTGTCCCTTTCACCATTTTCGATCTTCAAAACCTGACATTATATCGGAAAGGCGACAGGAACAGATCTTTTGGAAAATCTCTCGCGACATCTTTCAGCGATACTATGCCTGTCAAATCTGTCGGAGTGTGTTGACATCGTTGATCTGGACCATCCGGCCGCGCACAGTGACGCCGCTGTGCCGCAGGGTGGAAAAGGCGCGTGACAGGGCTTCGGGTGCAAGGCCCAGCTTGCCGGCCAGCAGGCTTTTCTGGAAGGGCAGGCGGATCGACACGGCACCGCCGCTATTGGGGCAATTGTCGATCAGATATTGTGCTACGCGTTGCGGAGCGGTTTGCAGTCGGTCATTGGCGATGCAATCCATGGTGCTGCGCAGATAATTGGAAAGGCAGCGGATCACTGAACGGGCAATGTCGTTTTCCTGCTCTGCAAGCTGGCGTACTTTGGCGAGATCAAATCGCGCTACGGTCACATGCTCCGCCGCCTGGGCGTTATAGTGATAGGTATCGCCCATGGCCAACAGGCTTTCGGCAAAGGTATCACCACCGCCGCTGATGCGGATGTCGGCTTCGCGACCGTCCTTGTTCAGGCGATAGAGGCGGACATAGCCGGTCAGCACGCAATAGAAATAATCGGCAGGGTCGCCCTCGCGAAACAGAATATCGCGCGCCTCGAAGCTCAACACTGTCGCCAGTTCCAGCATCCGGTTTAAAGAACCCGGGCCGAGCGTGGCCATCAGGGGTGATTTTACCAGAATATTGCGATCGCGACTGTTCAAATTCAAAACCTTGTTCACGGCCAGACCGTCCTTTTCCTTCAGCCCTTGCGCAGCAGCGCCCGCCTGATAGCGGTATGGTTCATAAGGGGAATGGGTGGTCGCAACGGCTCGGTCTTGCGCGGGACATATAGCTGTTCCCATTGGTGCAAGACGGCGCCCTCTTTCCCACCATCGGCCCCCCGCCACTGGTCGATGGGGGTAATCTAATGGGAAAATCGCGCCAATGGTTTGATTTCGATCAATAGCCAATTACAATCACAGGTTTGCGTGATTGCAGCTCCGTTCAACGGATTAAGCAGGGGCGTCGGGTGGAAAACCGAACCCGGCACAAGGCCATACGCTATTGCTGCCGTATCGCCTTGTGGGATCTGTCATTTTCAATGGATTTTCGTATCAATCCCGTCCGAACGGTCCCGCTGAGAGGCGCCTTGGCGGATGGGCAGCACCTGCTTCCAGGCCATCCATGCGGGCTTCGAGCGTGGAGATCTGGGCCGAGGTCTGGTCGTGTAAATCGGTGAGGGTGGCGGTATCGAGCGGCTCTCGTTCCTGTTCCTTGGCGCCGACCAGCCTGCCGAAGACGACGCCCAGCAGGCGTGACAGATCGTCCATCACAAGGAAGAAGGAGGGGACGACGACAAGGCTCATCACCGTCGAGACGATGATGCCGCCGATCACGGCGATGGCCATGGGGGAGCGGAACGAGCCGCCTTCGCCAACGCCCAGCGCCGAGGGCAACATGCCCGCCGACATGGCTATCGACGTCATAATGATCGGTCTTGCACGCTTGCGGCCTGCCTCGACCATGGCTTCGACACGTTCCATGCCGTGGCGGCGCATTTCGATGGCAAAGTCGATCAGCAGGATGGCGTTTTTGGTGACGATCCCCATCAGCATCAGGATGCCGATCAGCACGGGCATGGACAGCGCGTTATGAGTAATGATCAACGCCACGGCCACGCCGCCGACGGCCAGCGGCAGCGACAGAAGGATGGTGAAAGGCTGGATGATGTCCTTGAACAGCAGGATCAGCACGATCAGCACCAGCAGCAGGCCCAGGATCATCGCGTTGACAAAGCTCGCCAGCATTTCTTTCTGGACCTTGGTGTCGCCGGTTTCCTTCAGATAGACGCTGGCGGGAATTTTGGCGGAGGCAACCGCCTGCTTGAAGGCTGCCGTCGCCGTATCGAGCGCCACGCCTTGCGGCAGGTCGGCGCCGATCGAGACCACGCGGTCGCGGTGATTGCGTTTGATCGAGCTGATGCCTTGGGTGTAATCGATATCGACCACGGTGGAGAGCGGCACCATGGAACCGGACGCAGACTTGATTTTCAGCGCCCTGATAGCACCAAGGTCGCGACGCTGGCCAAGCGCCGCTTGAACCCGGATCGGGATCAACCGGCCATCCAACGAGATTTTCGGCAATTGCGCGTCGATATCGCCGATGGTTGCGACGCGAAGGGTTTCGGAAACCTGCTGGGCGGTGATGCCCAATCTGGCCATTTCATCGGTTTTCGGACGGATCTGCAATTCCGGGCGCGGCAGCGAGCCATCGGCGCTAACATTGGCCAGCACTGGTACGGTGCGCAATTTCGCCTCCAGAATGCTGACTGCCTCGGTCAGATCCTCTTCGTTCTTGGAGAGGAAGTAGAATGCCATGTCGCGGGCACCGCGATCGTTCATCTTCTGGACGCGCATATCGGGAATGTCGTGCAGCTTGGCAAAGACCTGTTTTTCGATCTGCCATTGCGGGATCGTGCGGCCGACGACGGTCATTTTCGGCAGGTGAGGGCCGATCAGCGGCAGGCCGCCGATCAGTTTGTTGACCACGGTTTTGACCAGCGAATGCTCGATGCGGAAGAGTTGCAGGGTTACGGACGCCCGCCGCAGTTCCAGATCACCACTGGGCGAGGTGCCGCCCTGGACAAAGACCGATTGCACGCCGGCAAGCGGCTTCAAGGTCTCGGTGATCTGCCTGGCCCGGCTTTCGGTTTCATCCAGCGTGGCATTGGGCGGCAGTTCTATTGAAAGCGTGATACGCCCGGCATCTTCTGGCGGCAGGAAGCTGGTCGGAACCTGCATCAGCAGGCCGACAGATACCACCAGAAACACCAGTGCTGCCGCCAGTGTCAGATAGCGGCGATACCATGTGCTGGTGGTCGTCAGAACAAGCCGCGTATAGAGCCGCATGAAGCGGCCTTCCTGCCCTTCGTCCCCGTCATGGCCGTCTTCCGGCCGCATCAGATATGCGGCCATCATCGGGGTGATCAGTCGGGCGACCAGCAGCGAAAACAGCACGGAAAAGGCCACCGTCAGGCCGAACTGGATGAAATATTGACCGGGAATGCCGCCCATGAAGGACACGGGCACGAAGACGGCCACAATGGTGAAGGTGGTGGCGATGACGGCAAGGCCGATTTCGTCGGCTGCCTCGATGGCGGCCCGATAGGGCGTCTTGCCCATCTTGATATGGCGGGCGATGTTTTCGATTTCGACGATGGCGTCGTCCACCAGAATGCCGGTCGCCAGTGTCAGGGCGAGGAAGCTGACGAGATTGAGCGAAAAGCCCATCATCTCGAGGATCCAGAAGGTCGGTATGGCGGAAAGCGGTAGAGCAATGGCCGAAATAAGCGTTGCCCGCCAGTTTTTCAGGAACAGGAACACCACGATGACCGCCAGGATTGCCCCTTCCAGCAGGGTATCGATGGCGGCGGTGTAATTACCATAGGTAAAATAGACGAAATCGCTGATCAGGTTGATGCCGACATCAGGATTTTGGGCCCGCACCTCATCGAGGCTCTTGGCCACCAGTTCGGCGACGGCCACGTCGGAGGCCCCCTTGGAGCGGAACACCGAGAAGGACACCACCGGCTGGTTGTCGAACAGGGCGAAACTTTTCGGCTCCGTATAGCTGTCGATGATCCGGCCAAGATCGGCAAGCTTGACGAAGCGGTCCGAGGAAATGGCAATGGTGGTGGTGGCGAGCGCCTGGACATTACGGGTATCGCCCAGCACGCGGATCGCCTGTTCGGCGCCAGCCACCTGGCCCCGGCCCGAGCCGATATCGACATTGGTGCCGCGCAATTGCTTGTTGACGTCGGCGGCGGTAATGCCCAGTGCATTCAGCCGGTCCGGGTCCAGCTCGATACGGATCTCGCGGTCGGCACCGCCGATCCGGTCGATGCGGCCAATGCCTTTCTGGCCCTGGAGCGCGCGTTTGATTGTGTCATCGACGAACCAGGACAATTCTTCGAGCGTCATGTTCGGGGCGGAGACGGCAAAGGTCTGGATCGCCTGGCCCTCGACATCGACCTTGTTGACGATCGGCTCATCGACGCCAGCGGGCAGATCGTTGCGGATTCGATCCACCGCGTCCTTGACATCCTGAACGGCCTGCTGGGTGGGAATTTCAATGCGGAACACCACCGAGGTGACCGACACGCCGTCATTGACCTTGGACGAGATCTCATCGACGCCGTTGATCGAGGCGACCGCATCCTCGATTTCCTTGGTCACCTGCATTTCCAGTTCCGACGGCGACGCCCCGCTCTGGGTGACACTGATCGACACGACGGCCACATCGATATTCGGAAAGCGGGTAATGGGCAGGCTGTTAAAGGACTGGATGCCCAGCACCATCAGCAGGAAGAAGCCTAGCAGTGGTGCTATCGGATTGCGGATTGACCAGGCGGAGAAATTCATCGTCTTGCCTCGTCAGTTGGATATTGCGCCGGTCTGGCTCACGGTTTCAAGCACCGGCCTGACCTTGTCGCCATCACGCACGAAAGCGCCTGCTTTCAGCACCACCAAATCGCCCGGCTTGACGCCTGATGTCACCAGGATAAAGCCGTTTTCGATAATGCCGGTCTCGATTTTCACTTGGCGGACCACGCCGTTTTCCACGATGCGGGTAAAGCTCCCGGCCTTGCCGCTGTCGATGGCCGACAAGGGCAGGGCAATGCCTGAGGCGGATGTAATGGTAATCAAGGCGCTGGCATACATGCCTTGGCGGGCCGCATCGCTATCATCCAGCAAAATATGGACCTCGCCCAGCCTGGTCGTTGGGCTGATGGCGGGTGAGATCAGCCGCACATGGCCGCTGATCGGCGTTGCCTGTCCAGCAATGGCGATTTCGGCCGGTTGGCCTATTCGCATTTTTTGCATATCGCTTTCGGATACTTCGGCCACCAGCTCGATCTTGCTGTCGCGGATAATGGTGAACAGCGGCTGGCCGGAGCCGGCAGCAATGGCGCCGATGCGGGCATTGCGGGCGGTGATCAACCCGCCGAACGGCGCCTTGATATCGGTGCGGGCCAGTTTCAGGTTGAGATCGGCGACCTGGCTGATCACCACTTTCAATTCGGCCTCGGCAATGGCGATGGACTGGCGGGCGCTGTCCACCTTGTTGCGGGCATTGATGGCGGAGGTTTCGTATTGCTGGACCTGAGCGGTGGAAATCGTGCCGCCCGAGACCAGCGACTGGCCGCGCGCCAATTGCCGTTCCGCTTCGGCTGCGCTGGCCTGCGCATCGATCAACTGGATCTTGTACTGGGCAAGAGAGGCCTCGGCCTTGGCCTGGTTGGCGGCATACTGCGCCTTTTGCAGGATCAGGCTGTCGCCATCCAGCGTTGCCAGAACTTGACCGGCCTTCACCT
This region of Agrobacterium vitis genomic DNA includes:
- a CDS encoding GGDEF domain-containing protein, translating into MIRILNWLSLRRGFEDLSQRGNIFSFVMHLMFSSVSLALGFQIVALPFCWMLGLMPMPIIDAVKLSVAMSWLLGSFVATITGVFVAREIRSLAIAKAKYEHLSRIDGLSGLLNRRAFSEALDQTEGNASLAIADLDWFKSINDAYGHSAGDFVIRAVADILCHFANDPHVTARLGGEEFGLIIQGDTIQQRFERIDMIRRSISDLRLHFDGRLISTSISIGVAEISPERRPEVVYAAADRALYRAKANGRNCIVHEMTHGPQPLKQVIQAVS
- the ureE gene encoding urease accessory protein UreE; this translates as MLRVISYLPASDALDPAVSTVVLAHDMRHLRRKLLHLADGEMVMLDLKEAVLFADGDRLVLDNGDQIAVKAADERLYAIVPRDGQHLLELAWHLGNRHLPAQIELDRILIGRDPVIRAMLEGLGATVSEVVEPFQPVRGAYHSHGSHAHHAHS
- a CDS encoding urease accessory protein UreF; translated protein: MTIALDTLGLIRLMTWLSPAFPVGGFAYSGGLEKAVEDGLIDGDGTAIGRQEALLAWLTSLLDHGAVWNDAVLLAEAWRVWNMPQFLTEVSDLALALAGSRERYQETTALGAAFREAGRAWADPLSALSPDPIAYPVAVGAVGASQGIGCEAVLAAYLHAALSQQVSAGIRLSLIGQTGGLAILSRLEAPVASLAARAVQSGLDDLGSATIAADIVSARHEGQSVRLFRS
- the ureG gene encoding urease accessory protein UreG, whose protein sequence is MKSANGPLRVGIGGPVGSGKTALTEKLCKAMRDRYSVAVVTNDIYTREDADALIRMQALSSDRVVGVETGGCPHTAIREDASINLQAIASLNERIPDLDVIFIESGGDNLAATFSPDLADVTIYVISVCQGEEIPRKGGPGITRSDLLVINKKDLAPYVEVDLDVMDRDAARMREARPHVFSDLKRGEGVADIVRFLESHGGL
- the aidB gene encoding AidB family quorum-quenching N-acyl homoserine lactonase is translated as MTEIRRFGCYDVTIMVDGVFRAPIEHLDHASSDVVRNAAVAAWEAPTIDMDVNFFVLSSADGITLVDAGTGPYWGPELGLGRAALERAGISRADVRRVLLTHLHGDHALGLFDDAGQYFPQAEIVVPQADLAFFTNAPLKETIPVYRRGGFDIAARLLEIYPDRVRPVLEGQVRPGIEMVSMHGHTPGHSGYLIGEGAEKLVLWGDLVHAPKLQLDDPDFCFIYDADARQGADSRRTIFTHASEKGWTASGGHVSGFVRVEKADKGWHFVAA
- a CDS encoding Crp/Fnr family transcriptional regulator, producing the protein MAVNKVLNLNSRDRNILVKSPLMATLGPGSLNRMLELATVLSFEARDILFREGDPADYFYCVLTGYVRLYRLNKDGREADIRISGGGDTFAESLLAMGDTYHYNAQAAEHVTVARFDLAKVRQLAEQENDIARSVIRCLSNYLRSTMDCIANDRLQTAPQRVAQYLIDNCPNSGGAVSIRLPFQKSLLAGKLGLAPEALSRAFSTLRHSGVTVRGRMVQINDVNTLRQI
- a CDS encoding efflux RND transporter permease subunit — encoded protein: MNFSAWSIRNPIAPLLGFFLLMVLGIQSFNSLPITRFPNIDVAVVSISVTQSGASPSELEMQVTKEIEDAVASINGVDEISSKVNDGVSVTSVVFRIEIPTQQAVQDVKDAVDRIRNDLPAGVDEPIVNKVDVEGQAIQTFAVSAPNMTLEELSWFVDDTIKRALQGQKGIGRIDRIGGADREIRIELDPDRLNALGITAADVNKQLRGTNVDIGSGRGQVAGAEQAIRVLGDTRNVQALATTTIAISSDRFVKLADLGRIIDSYTEPKSFALFDNQPVVSFSVFRSKGASDVAVAELVAKSLDEVRAQNPDVGINLISDFVYFTYGNYTAAIDTLLEGAILAVIVVFLFLKNWRATLISAIALPLSAIPTFWILEMMGFSLNLVSFLALTLATGILVDDAIVEIENIARHIKMGKTPYRAAIEAADEIGLAVIATTFTIVAVFVPVSFMGGIPGQYFIQFGLTVAFSVLFSLLVARLITPMMAAYLMRPEDGHDGDEGQEGRFMRLYTRLVLTTTSTWYRRYLTLAAALVFLVVSVGLLMQVPTSFLPPEDAGRITLSIELPPNATLDETESRARQITETLKPLAGVQSVFVQGGTSPSGDLELRRASVTLQLFRIEHSLVKTVVNKLIGGLPLIGPHLPKMTVVGRTIPQWQIEKQVFAKLHDIPDMRVQKMNDRGARDMAFYFLSKNEEDLTEAVSILEAKLRTVPVLANVSADGSLPRPELQIRPKTDEMARLGITAQQVSETLRVATIGDIDAQLPKISLDGRLIPIRVQAALGQRRDLGAIRALKIKSASGSMVPLSTVVDIDYTQGISSIKRNHRDRVVSIGADLPQGVALDTATAAFKQAVASAKIPASVYLKETGDTKVQKEMLASFVNAMILGLLLVLIVLILLFKDIIQPFTILLSLPLAVGGVAVALIITHNALSMPVLIGILMLMGIVTKNAILLIDFAIEMRRHGMERVEAMVEAGRKRARPIIMTSIAMSAGMLPSALGVGEGGSFRSPMAIAVIGGIIVSTVMSLVVVPSFFLVMDDLSRLLGVVFGRLVGAKEQEREPLDTATLTDLHDQTSAQISTLEARMDGLEAGAAHPPRRLSAGPFGRD
- a CDS encoding efflux RND transporter periplasmic adaptor subunit; protein product: MESRVGTSGVRPIILVLALLLSVSQGCFIPSANAQSPEPAASTDAQLPAIVVAKASTQSLTDKVIGTGSVKAVEEIYVQPEVDGIAIRNLLADVGDKVKAGQVLATLDGDSLILQKAQYAANQAKAEASLAQYKIQLIDAQASAAEAERQLARGQSLVSGGTISTAQVQQYETSAINARNKVDSARQSIAIAEAELKVVISQVADLNLKLARTDIKAPFGGLITARNARIGAIAAGSGQPLFTIIRDSKIELVAEVSESDMQKMRIGQPAEIAIAGQATPISGHVRLISPAISPTTRLGEVHILLDDSDAARQGMYASALITITSASGIALPLSAIDSGKAGSFTRIVENGVVRQVKIETGIIENGFILVTSGVKPGDLVVLKAGAFVRDGDKVRPVLETVSQTGAISN